CCGCATGAAGCGGTACAATCCCGTCTTTTTCACCTTGAACGATACATACTGGACATGTAATCTGCTCATAATAAGGCTTAACTGTTTTGACAATCTTTAGAAACTCAAACGTTGCTCTAAGTGGTGTGTTCGTTAATTTGTAGTTATACAAATGATAAAACGTATTGGGCGTGTACTTCTTCGTAATCGATTCCGTCAACATAATACGAACGTCATCCAGAAGAACGAGAGGGCTAATATATTTTGCAGCCGCGCTTAAAAGGATGAGTTTATCAACTGGATAGCGTAATGCAAGATACATGGAGATTAAACCACCCATCGAAAAACCTACAACAATAACACGGTCCACCCTTTTCCTTAGTTTTCGCATCGCAAGTTCCGCTTCCATTAACCAATTTTGGGCGGACACATTCCCCAAATCGAGCGTCACTCCATGCCCAGGTAAAGTGGGCACTTCAACGCACCAATCCGTATGTTTCTTTACATATGTAACGAGCGGTTGCACTTCATATGTCCCGCCCGTAAAACCGTGAATAAATAAAACGCCTGTTTTCACTGACTATCCTGTTCTAGAAAAGCTTCGAGCACTCGCTCTAACGCCATACCTCTAGACCCTTTCAATAACACGACTGACCCGGAACCTGTATGTTTTTCAAGTACCTGTTCGATCGGATCGTATTCACGTTCAGACCACAAGAGTTGTTGATTGTCTACCTTATTTTCCAACACATCGTAAAGCCACTTCATACGCGGTCCATACAATAAAATGCCAGCCAGATCCATTTGTAATAACTCTTCACTCAACGCTTCGTGATAAGTCTTTTCATTTTCCCCTAGTTCAAGCATATCGCCTAATACAACCCATTTCTCATTCCTTAACTCCGTTTCTTTTAGGAAGGAAAGCGCCGCTTGCATTGAAGTCGGTGCAGCATTATAAGCATCATTAATAAATAGTGCATCGTTCTTTCCGACAATTGGTTGCATGCGCATTGCTGTTAAACTCGCAGATTTGAGTGCTTGTTGCGTTTGCTCAACTGAAATCCCTACTTCTTTCGCGATTAAAATCGCCGCAAGGGTGTTTTTCACTTGGTGTGCACCAAATACAGGAATCGTGAATGTCCCATCTAAAAGCCCTTTTACTGTAAACTCACTTCCTGCGTCTGTTGATTGGACGGATTGAAGCGGCAAGTCATTATTTTCGCCATAACCAAACGCATAAGCAGTCACTTCTGAAGCTTCTTTCACGAAAGGCTTTAACAACGGTTCATCCCCATCGAATAATAATTTTCCATTTTTAGAAAGCCCGTCAACGATTTCAAACTTCGCTTTTGCGATGCCTTCTCGGGAACCAAGATCTTGCATATGCGCTTCTCCGATATTTGTAATGACGACATAATCCGGTTTGGCCAATGTGGATAGAAATGATATTTCACCGAAACCGCTCATGCCCATTTCAAGCACTGCAAAATCAGTATCTTTTTCTAAAGATAAAATCGTTAACGGTAATCCTAGTTCATTATTAAAGTTTCCTTCTGTTTTCTTCACGTTCGCGTAAGGAGACAATACGCTTGCGACCAAATCTTTTGTCGACGTCTTGCCGTTAGAACCGGTAATGCCAATGACTTTACAAGTTAATTCGCGCCGATAAGCCCTTGCCATCTCCTGTAATGCGAGTTCTGCATCCTCAACAAATAGGAGCGGAATATCTTCAGGAGGATTCGGCTCATCATTTAACCAGAAAGAAGCCACTGCCCCTTGTTCAATCGCATTTCGAACATAACGATGCCCATTCACTTGCTCACCACGAAAAGGAATAAACAAATCCCCTTCCTTTACTGTGCGCGAATCAATGGAGACGCCATGTACCATTATTTCTCCTACATGTTGCCCATCAACTTGTAACCAATCGGCAACCGTTCTTAACCTTTCCTTCACTGTGCACTACCTCAATCCATCGTATATTGTATTTTTGCTTTTTCTGCATGTCGTTCTAATGCGAGTTCAATTAACTCATCGATTAATGTTGAATATGGAACCCCTGAATTTTTCCAAAGAAGCGGGAACATACTTGTCGGCGTAAACCCAGGCATTGTGTTCACTTCGTTAATGAGCACTTCATCATCTGCCGTGACAAAAAAGTCTGCACGTACTAACCCTGCACAATCCAATACTTTAAACGCACGAATTGCCATCTCTTCCATCTCTTCTTGCACGGATTTAGTAACAGCTGCTGGAATAATTAATTCTGTATTGCCATCTTTATATTTTGCATCATAGTCATAGAAATCTGTAACAGGTTTAATTTCCCCAGAAACTGAACAAACAGGATCATCATTCCCTTTTACACTAACCTCAACTTCTCTTGCGTCGACCCCTTCTTCAACAATGACTCTACGGTCAAATTTCAACGCAAGATCTACCGCTTCAATAAACTCCTCACGGTCTGCCGCCTTACTAATTCCCACACTCGAACCTAAATTAGCTGGCTTAACAAAAACTGGCCATTGTAACGCTTCTTCAACTTCTGCAATGAATGCATCACGACTTTCCTTCCAATTGCTGCGATTAAAATACACGTACGGCACTTGTTTTAATCCGACTTGTGCAAATAATTGTTTCATTGTAATTTTATCCATCCCTGCAGATGAGGCAAGCACACCATTTCCAACGTATGGAATGTTTAATACTTCAAATAATCCTTGAACCGTTCCATCCTCACCGTTCGTTCCGTGTAATAAAGGAAAGACGATATCCGGTAAACCCGCTCCGTTGATAAATTGATGGATGCTATCTTTTTGAGGTTCTCCATTCCCTTTTAATCTCAATTCTTCAATCGTCTCAACAGGCTTTGCCAACGATTGACCTTTTCTCCATTCGCCATCATACGTAATATAAACTGGAATCACTTCGTATTTATCAAAGTCTACCGCTTGCATTACAGCGCGGGCGGTTGATAAAGAAACTTCATGTTCTGCTGATTTACCGCCGTAAATTAATCCTAATCTTTTTTTCATATTGAATCACTCACCGTTCTTTTTTTAATTTATACTTTAAGTTTACCATGACAAGACCTATACATGAATATTTGTTTAAAAATATCATCTACTTGTAACATAGCAACTTCTTGGTAGTCATAGCCGTCTACTTTACTGTATAATCATAACGAAAAGCGGAAGGCGTTAGGAGACACGACAGTCATTAGATAAACTATCTGCGTGACTTGCATAAGAACGCTTAGTTTCCTCTTTAATTTGCCAAACAACCAACACTATAAACTTATAGCAATGTTACTAGTGAATAAAGTGTAAAAAGGTGATTAAAATATAATGAATTTATCAAACAAACCAACTGAGCGCTTCGACTGGACGCTCGCTTTTATATTACTGCTGTTTTGTATTGTGAGCTTATTTGCGATAGGATCTGCAAGTCCAAATCATGTTCCAATACAGCTCATGTGGTATGGACTCAGTATCTTTATTATTGGCGGGGCCATGTATTTTGAGCCGGAACAATATAAAAAAGTTGCTTGGTACTTATATGGTTTCGGAGTTTTCCTACTCGTGTTCCTTTACTTTGCCCCAAGCGGAGAAGGTCAAATCGGACAGACACACGCCAATGTAAAAAGATGGTTGCATTTCCCAGAACCGATTGGAAGAGTTCAACCTGCTGAATTTATTAAAACATTTTTCATCCTAGGTATGGCACGTTTAGTAGCCAAGCATCATGAACAATTTGAAAATAAAACACTTAAAACAGACTTTATTCTTTTAGGAAAAATGTTATTAGTTCTCGTCGTTCCTCTTGGATTTATTGCTCAACAACCCGATTTAGGAACTTCAATCGTCCTCATCGCCATTACCGCTGCGGTGATTCTCGTCGCAGGTATTTCATGGAAAATAATACTTCCTGTATTCGTGACAGGAGCAACAGCTGGTACCGCACTATTATGGGCAGCCATCTATGCCCAAGATTTCATGATTGAGCTCGGCTTTGACCCGTATCAGTTTGAAAGAATCTATTCTTGGCTCGATCCATACTCCTATCCATCTGGTGAAGGGATGCACCTAATTTCGTCATTAACAGCAATCGGTTCCGGCGGGATGTCAGGTAAAGGTTTTAGCGGACGTGAAGTATACGTTCCGGAAAACCATACAGACTTTATCTTTAGCGTAATTGGAGAAGAATACGGCTTTATTGGGGCATGTGTAGCCATAGGTCTGTTTTTCTTTTTAATTTATCATATGACTAAAATTGCACTAGAATTAAAAGACCCTTTTAGTACATATGTATGTACAGGAATTATCGCAATGATTACATTCCACGTATTTGAAAATATCGGTATGACTATTCAATTAATGCCCATCACAGGAATACCGTTACCATTCATAAGTTACGGCGGAAGTTCACTCATGAGTAACATGCTCGCAATCGGCCTCATCTTCAGCATGAAATTCCACCACAGAACCTACATGTTCGAAGCAGACGAAGATGAATAAATAAAATGCTGAAGGAGGCGGTTAGATGCGACAAGCATAAGCTGTATCGACGGAGTGGCGCTTTTGCCACGCAGTCGATACAGCTTATGACTCGAGCATCTGCCTCCTGAAGCTGGACCTGGAAAAGCTGAAGCGCCTGGTCAGCCCCGACAGGCACAAGACAGTTTGCGAGGAGGCAGTTCCTCAGCCACCACAGCAAAATGACTTTCAGGGAACACAGTCTAAGTTCGCCGCGTCCTGCGGCAATGACTGTGTGACCCACATCCTGTGGGCCTCCGAGGGGCTAGGCGCTGAAGCTGGACACTGAAATGCTGAAGGCGCTGGTTAGATGCAACAATCAAATAATCAAAAACAAGAAAAGCTCTGGCAGATACGCATCATCTGTTAGAGCTTTTTTAATCGGTTAATGTGATAGCCAAACACCCAACAAACATCGTGACAACCATATTTTTTATTCACTTTCTCTAGCGGCAGGCTCGCCCTGACCTTTGCTAATTTCATTTTTCAATTCATCGATTTGTTTTTGTAGATTTTCAATTTGCTGCGTTTGTTCTTGATTGCTCTGCCGGTCTTCATCAATGGCGGCCACGGCCGACACCACCGACAACGCATCCCCAAGCGTCGACAATATTGCACCTAACAATCCTATCCCTTCACTAAAACTTAATTGTTTATTTTCATCATGTTCGTTAAAAGGTCCCAAAGGTATCGCTCCTAGACATTTTTGAGACAAAATCCACTCTTCATAATTAATCTATGCAGATTCTAGGCATTCGGCTACTTCTGCTGTTTTAAATAAAAAAGATCGAAGCCATAACAGTTTTTTGTTATGACTTCAATCTTTTAATTATTTTCCAAACAATAAGCTTTGCCAATGAATATTGATAAATTACTGTGACTGAATTTGTGGGTCTTGTACAGGCGGCATGAGGGCTTTCAGCATTTCAAGACGAGATTTAGTCTTAGTCGCTGAAACACCTAACTTCGCCAAGTTGGAGATGATTTTTTTCAATTCCGTTTCTTGAGCCATCTTTTCCACCTCGACCTTTCTATATAAACTTCTGTATGAATTGAAATATAAAATGTGCGTGGTTAAACTTCCAAAACTTATAAAATTCATGATACATTTTCGATACTTTTAGTATACCACGAAACAGACATTTTAAATCTTTCAATTATGTTACAAATTAACCAATTTGTAAAGTTTTTATACGCTCAAAACAATATATTTTTAATTCCATAGTATTCTGCCAAATGTCATTAGCCGCTAATAAAGGTTCCTCGTGAATGTAATCATAGCCTTATTTATTGTAAGAATTGGAAGGGATGCGTAAAATGTAGACAATGAGTTAAAAGAAAGCGGGTTTTATTATGAAAAAATCAATTCTTTTGCTAATGTCCGTTCAATTTTTCGTTTATTTAGGATTTGGTATTATCATTCCAATTCTCCCAGAAGTCATTGTGCAACAAAACTTGTCAGATATTCACGTTGGCGGTTTAATCACCGTTTATGCACTTGCTTCCTTTTTCACAGCACCTCTTTGGGGCTCATTATCTGATCATACTGGCCGAAAGAAGTTAATTTTAACTGGGTTAATTGGTTTTAGTCTTAGCTTTTTTCTCTTCGCTTTATTCATTAATCATATAACACTTTTATATATTTCAAGAATTATTGGCGGTGTTTTCTCTGGTGCGCTCTATACTGCGGTCACAGGATTCGTTGCGGATTTAACTGATGAAGAAAACCGTAATAAATATATGGGCTTAATGGGGATGTCTATTGGACTTGGGTTTATCTTTGGTCCAGCAATCGGCGGCATTCTGGGAAACTTTGGTTTACAAGTCCCCTACATCGCATCGGGCCTTTTAACCGCACTCTTATTGATTTATGCAAGCATCATCTTAAAAGAGCCTGAACGACGCGGGAACGCGAATAAGCGTACTTGGCTACCGAAAGGCGGCATAACCTTATGGCGTTACCGTGTTCGATATTTATTTTTACTTTCCTTTACAATCACACTGATTCTTGCAGGGATTGAAGCGACATTTCAATTATTCCAAATCGATCAAATTGCAATTACCCCACTTCAGCTAGGTTACCTATTTATGGCTAGTGGATTAGTAGATGCAGCGATTCAAGGCGGTGTCGTCAGAAGAGTTAAGAACGGGACGGAAACGAAGTGGATTATCGGCGCGCAAATCATCACCGCAATTGGTGTTGTCTTAATTCCATTCTCCACAAACTTACTTTGGGCGGGTGTAGCGCTTAGCATATTTACCGCTGGCAATGCGCTGGCACGTACAGTTTTAGTATCCTTGACGACAAAAGAGTCTGGGGGCAAGTATGGGACCGCGGCAGGCATGACCTACTCCATGGATAATATGGGACGCATTATTGGGCCTTTATTATTCACATGGCTATTAACACAGACAGCAGGCAGTCTCTATTTCGTTTCAGCAACGATTGCCATATTATCGATTGGCCTGGTTTTCTTATTTAGATTTTCCAATCGTTACATAAAAAATGAACAAGCCCTAGCTACAAAATAAACATATTTAAAACGCCTTCACAACTTGTGACGGCGTTTTAATGTTAAATTAACTTCTTTTCAAACTCCACTCTCCCCCGCGACTTTTATTTCTACTGCTTCACCTTCTATTTCAGGGTGAGCTTTTCGTATAATCGAAGGTCGTGCAAGAATTAGCACAACACCAACCAATACTAAGCTTGAAGCGATTAAAATCCATTGCGCTGGCAATACATCATACAAAAATCCATATATCACCATTCCAAGCGGCATAAGTGCCATCGCCATCGTTTCTATAATCGAAAATACACGGCCTTTGAAATCATCATCGATAGACTTTTGCATCCAAACCATAAGCGGCGTATTGACAATAATTTGCGTGACACCAAAACTAAACATAATGGTTGCATAAAATGCGAACATCCAATTGTATGGGATAGAAATAATTAACGGTAATCCAATTCCAGCCATTAAAATTCCCATCACAATAATTCCACGTTTCCCCACGAGTAAAGGATATTTCAAATCCTTCCTCGCCGATAAATAAACCGACATGAGTAACATTCCAACTGCAAAGGCCCCCTCTGTCAACCCAAAATGTTCCGATGGCATCTTCATTTTTTCTATCAGAATAAACGCATATCCAACCATAAATGCTCCGAATAGAAAGTTGATCGACAATAATAGCCAAATAATTGCCGTAAGAGCTGGCTGTAATCTCAAATATGAAAGACCCGCTTTCATGTTTTCGAGCATTGTTTCTTTTGGTTCCCCTTCAACAGCTTCCTTACGCTTGGCAAACAACGTAAAATTCATAGTGGATTCGAGAATCACCGCTACTACAGAAGCAATCATGTACATCATTAGAAAAACCGGCATCGAAACTGTTCCGTACAAAAGCCCGCCTACTGCTGGACTTCCGATTGCCGCAAAGGAAATCGACATTTGGTTTAAGGACATTGCCCTTTGTATTCTGTTTTCATCAACAAGACCTGTGATTGAAGAAGTAAATGCAACACCTGAAAACTGCGTTGTTAATGACAAAACAGCCGTTGTCGTATAAATCACGACAAGAGATAAGCCCGACGTCAAACTGATAAATAAAAGTCCCCCTATCGCCAATGTTGTAGCAATCTGGGCAAAAATAACAATCTTCTTTCTCGAATAATTATCAGCAACATAACCTGCAAATGGCGCCACCATCGTTCTTGGCAGAATATTACAAATTAAATTCGCAGCAAAACTCGTGGCAGATCCTGTTAACTGTAAAATATAAAAACTTATCGCAAACGCATACACTTGTGATCCGAATGATGAAATGAGCTTACTGATTGTAAAAGTCCACAAATGATAAGTAGCCCTTCTCAATTTTAAAGCCTCTTCCAAACTAAACACCCCCAAATGTTTACTTTAGTCAAACAAATCATATCACGATGACAATAATTAACCAGTGCAATCCAATGAAAATCCGTAACAACCAGTAAAGGTTGTTACGGATTTTACGTATTGAATCCTATTATTTTATGCTTCTACCGTTTGTTCTTCAACTGCACCATTATAAATCTCTGTATCTAGCTCTCCTGAAGCTTTGGCAGTCGTCACCCCAGCTGTCATAGAACCGCTAACGTTCACCGCAGTACGCCCCATATCAATAAGCGGCTCAACCGAGATGAGAAGACCTGCAAGCGCAATTGGTAAGTTCAATGCCGATAGAACAAGTATCGCGGCAAATGTTGCACCTCCGCCGACACCTGCAACGCCGAATGAACTAATCGCAACAATTACAATAAGCGTGATAATAAACTGCGCGTCAATCGGTTGCCCGACAGTCGGTGCAATCATGACCGCTAGCATCGCAGGGTATATCCCCGCACAGCCATTTTGCCCAATTGACAAGCCAAATGACCCCGCAAAGTTCGCAATGCCATCAGGAACGCCTAAACGATTTGTTTGCGTATTAATATTAAGCGGTAAAGTACCTGCACTCGAACGAGAGGTAAATGCAAATAATAAAGCAGCACCCGCTTTTTTCACATAAGTAAGCGGATTTAAACCTGAAATCGTAATGATGATTAAATGAACTACAAACATAATTCCTAATGCAACGTATGAAGCTAGCACAAATTT
This window of the Sporosarcina pasteurii genome carries:
- a CDS encoding carboxylesterase, which gives rise to MKTGVLFIHGFTGGTYEVQPLVTYVKKHTDWCVEVPTLPGHGVTLDLGNVSAQNWLMEAELAMRKLRKRVDRVIVVGFSMGGLISMYLALRYPVDKLILLSAAAKYISPLVLLDDVRIMLTESITKKYTPNTFYHLYNYKLTNTPLRATFEFLKIVKTVKPYYEQITCPVCIVQGEKDGIVPLHAATHLYKELGSSRKLLVTSPTGKHHICYSADNQQWFSEVLQFMRIGI
- the murF gene encoding UDP-N-acetylmuramoyl-tripeptide--D-alanyl-D-alanine ligase, which encodes MKERLRTVADWLQVDGQHVGEIMVHGVSIDSRTVKEGDLFIPFRGEQVNGHRYVRNAIEQGAVASFWLNDEPNPPEDIPLLFVEDAELALQEMARAYRRELTCKVIGITGSNGKTSTKDLVASVLSPYANVKKTEGNFNNELGLPLTILSLEKDTDFAVLEMGMSGFGEISFLSTLAKPDYVVITNIGEAHMQDLGSREGIAKAKFEIVDGLSKNGKLLFDGDEPLLKPFVKEASEVTAYAFGYGENNDLPLQSVQSTDAGSEFTVKGLLDGTFTIPVFGAHQVKNTLAAILIAKEVGISVEQTQQALKSASLTAMRMQPIVGKNDALFINDAYNAAPTSMQAALSFLKETELRNEKWVVLGDMLELGENEKTYHEALSEELLQMDLAGILLYGPRMKWLYDVLENKVDNQQLLWSEREYDPIEQVLEKHTGSGSVVLLKGSRGMALERVLEAFLEQDSQ
- a CDS encoding D-alanine--D-alanine ligase — encoded protein: MKKRLGLIYGGKSAEHEVSLSTARAVMQAVDFDKYEVIPVYITYDGEWRKGQSLAKPVETIEELRLKGNGEPQKDSIHQFINGAGLPDIVFPLLHGTNGEDGTVQGLFEVLNIPYVGNGVLASSAGMDKITMKQLFAQVGLKQVPYVYFNRSNWKESRDAFIAEVEEALQWPVFVKPANLGSSVGISKAADREEFIEAVDLALKFDRRVIVEEGVDAREVEVSVKGNDDPVCSVSGEIKPVTDFYDYDAKYKDGNTELIIPAAVTKSVQEEMEEMAIRAFKVLDCAGLVRADFFVTADDEVLINEVNTMPGFTPTSMFPLLWKNSGVPYSTLIDELIELALERHAEKAKIQYTMD
- a CDS encoding FtsW/RodA/SpoVE family cell cycle protein, with protein sequence MNLSNKPTERFDWTLAFILLLFCIVSLFAIGSASPNHVPIQLMWYGLSIFIIGGAMYFEPEQYKKVAWYLYGFGVFLLVFLYFAPSGEGQIGQTHANVKRWLHFPEPIGRVQPAEFIKTFFILGMARLVAKHHEQFENKTLKTDFILLGKMLLVLVVPLGFIAQQPDLGTSIVLIAITAAVILVAGISWKIILPVFVTGATAGTALLWAAIYAQDFMIELGFDPYQFERIYSWLDPYSYPSGEGMHLISSLTAIGSGGMSGKGFSGREVYVPENHTDFIFSVIGEEYGFIGACVAIGLFFFLIYHMTKIALELKDPFSTYVCTGIIAMITFHVFENIGMTIQLMPITGIPLPFISYGGSSLMSNMLAIGLIFSMKFHHRTYMFEADEDE
- a CDS encoding Lmo0850 family protein — protein: MAQETELKKIISNLAKLGVSATKTKSRLEMLKALMPPVQDPQIQSQ
- a CDS encoding MFS transporter, whose protein sequence is MKKSILLLMSVQFFVYLGFGIIIPILPEVIVQQNLSDIHVGGLITVYALASFFTAPLWGSLSDHTGRKKLILTGLIGFSLSFFLFALFINHITLLYISRIIGGVFSGALYTAVTGFVADLTDEENRNKYMGLMGMSIGLGFIFGPAIGGILGNFGLQVPYIASGLLTALLLIYASIILKEPERRGNANKRTWLPKGGITLWRYRVRYLFLLSFTITLILAGIEATFQLFQIDQIAITPLQLGYLFMASGLVDAAIQGGVVRRVKNGTETKWIIGAQIITAIGVVLIPFSTNLLWAGVALSIFTAGNALARTVLVSLTTKESGGKYGTAAGMTYSMDNMGRIIGPLLFTWLLTQTAGSLYFVSATIAILSIGLVFLFRFSNRYIKNEQALATK
- a CDS encoding MFS transporter, producing the protein MEEALKLRRATYHLWTFTISKLISSFGSQVYAFAISFYILQLTGSATSFAANLICNILPRTMVAPFAGYVADNYSRKKIVIFAQIATTLAIGGLLFISLTSGLSLVVIYTTTAVLSLTTQFSGVAFTSSITGLVDENRIQRAMSLNQMSISFAAIGSPAVGGLLYGTVSMPVFLMMYMIASVVAVILESTMNFTLFAKRKEAVEGEPKETMLENMKAGLSYLRLQPALTAIIWLLLSINFLFGAFMVGYAFILIEKMKMPSEHFGLTEGAFAVGMLLMSVYLSARKDLKYPLLVGKRGIIVMGILMAGIGLPLIISIPYNWMFAFYATIMFSFGVTQIIVNTPLMVWMQKSIDDDFKGRVFSIIETMAMALMPLGMVIYGFLYDVLPAQWILIASSLVLVGVVLILARPSIIRKAHPEIEGEAVEIKVAGESGV